From the genome of Hymenobacter sp. PAMC 26628, one region includes:
- a CDS encoding Uma2 family endonuclease, whose product MTPNLLPPVLPPAAALPEASAPAISLADWLNHMTEDEFYVFCQRNAELKFERRADGTIEFLSMTRGTTGRRNTKLIVRLGVWAEENKLGEVFDSSTGFRLPNSAVRSPDVAWVRADRWGALAAAQQERFPPLCPDFVVELASPSDSLTDLTTKLLEYIANGCRLAWLIGPKTETARVFRADGSVSVAKSFEETLDGEDVLPGFQFPLAALR is encoded by the coding sequence ATGACGCCCAACTTGTTGCCCCCCGTGCTGCCGCCGGCCGCCGCGCTGCCCGAAGCCTCCGCCCCGGCCATTAGCCTGGCCGACTGGCTGAACCACATGACGGAGGACGAATTCTACGTCTTCTGCCAGCGCAACGCCGAACTGAAATTTGAACGCCGGGCCGACGGCACCATTGAGTTTTTAAGCATGACCAGAGGAACCACGGGCCGCCGCAATACCAAGCTGATTGTCCGCTTAGGTGTATGGGCCGAAGAAAATAAGTTGGGCGAAGTATTCGATTCTTCCACCGGCTTCCGGCTACCCAACAGTGCGGTGCGCTCGCCCGACGTGGCGTGGGTGCGCGCCGACCGCTGGGGGGCCCTGGCGGCCGCGCAGCAAGAGCGTTTCCCGCCGCTCTGCCCCGATTTTGTGGTGGAGTTGGCCAGCCCGTCCGATAGCCTGACCGATTTGACGACCAAACTGTTGGAGTACATCGCCAACGGTTGCCGCTTGGCTTGGCTCATCGGCCCCAAAACCGAAACGGCCCGCGTGTTTCGCGCCGACGGCTCGGTGAGCGTCGCCAAATCATTTGAGGAAACCCTGGACGGCGAGGACGTGCTGCCTGGGTTTCAATTTCCTCTGGCCGCGCTGCGCTAG
- a CDS encoding alpha-ketoacid dehydrogenase subunit alpha/beta produces the protein MTFDRRDYANDTLLHLYRELLKPRLIEEKMLILLRQGKVSKWFSGIGQEAISVGSTLALEADEYILPLHRNLGVFTARQVPLARLFAQWQGKPSGFTQGRDRSFHFGTSEYHIVGMISHLGPQLAVADGIALADVLDEKPRVTLTYSGDGGASEGDFHEALNVAAVWQLPVIFLIENNGYGLSTPSNEQFRFKSFVDKGPAYGMEAVQVDGNNVLDVFDTIHRLAVDLRQNPRPVLVEALTFRMRGHEEASGTKYVPAELLQEWAQKDPVDRYEKWLLAEGILTETARHSLREQLKKEIETALEEADAAPGPSADTARELADVYAPFAPDASAVSRYQLPVVSAKNDSSNELATDNQQPTTKSLRFIDAISDGLRQSMVRHPGLVLMGQDIAEYGGVFKITEGFVAEFGKGRVRNTPLCESAIVGAGLGLSVRGRKSMVEMQFADFVTCGFNQIVNNLAKSHYRWGQAADVVIRMPTGAGTAAGPFHSQSNEAWFTHVPGLKVVYPSNPHDAKGLLCAAFDDPNPVLYFEHKLLYRSLSGPVPDGYYTTPIGEAALVREGDELSIVTYGMGVHWALAACNELNISADILDLRTLLPWDTKAVRRTVAKNGRLLVLHEDTLTGGLGGEIVAWVAEHCFQHLDAPVQRVAGLDTPIPFAPPLEADFLPQQRLKERLAWLQGY, from the coding sequence ATGACCTTCGACCGCCGCGACTACGCCAACGACACCCTGCTGCACCTGTACCGCGAGCTGCTGAAGCCGCGCCTGATTGAGGAGAAAATGCTGATTCTGCTGCGCCAGGGCAAGGTCAGCAAGTGGTTTTCGGGCATTGGGCAGGAGGCCATTTCGGTGGGCAGCACCCTCGCCCTGGAGGCCGACGAGTACATCCTGCCGCTGCACCGCAACCTGGGCGTGTTCACGGCGCGGCAGGTGCCGCTGGCCCGGCTGTTTGCGCAGTGGCAGGGCAAGCCGTCGGGCTTCACGCAGGGGCGCGACCGCAGCTTCCACTTCGGCACCAGCGAGTACCACATCGTGGGCATGATTTCGCACCTGGGGCCCCAGCTGGCCGTGGCCGACGGCATTGCCCTGGCCGATGTGCTCGACGAAAAGCCCCGCGTCACGCTCACGTACTCGGGCGACGGCGGGGCCTCGGAGGGCGACTTCCACGAGGCCCTGAACGTGGCCGCGGTGTGGCAGCTGCCGGTCATTTTCCTGATTGAAAACAACGGCTACGGCCTCAGCACGCCCTCCAACGAGCAGTTCCGGTTTAAGTCGTTTGTGGACAAGGGCCCCGCCTACGGCATGGAGGCCGTGCAGGTAGACGGCAACAACGTCCTCGATGTGTTCGACACCATCCACCGCCTAGCCGTGGACCTGCGCCAAAACCCGCGCCCCGTGCTGGTAGAGGCCCTCACCTTCCGCATGCGCGGCCACGAGGAGGCCAGCGGCACCAAGTACGTGCCCGCCGAGCTGCTCCAGGAGTGGGCCCAGAAAGACCCCGTGGACCGCTACGAAAAGTGGCTGCTGGCCGAAGGCATCCTCACCGAAACCGCCCGCCACAGCCTGCGCGAGCAGCTCAAAAAGGAAATCGAAACTGCCCTGGAAGAGGCCGACGCGGCCCCGGGGCCCTCGGCCGACACCGCCCGCGAACTGGCCGACGTGTACGCGCCCTTCGCGCCGGATGCGTCGGCCGTAAGCCGTTACCAGTTGCCTGTTGTCAGTGCGAAAAACGATTCTTCGAACGAACTAGCAACTGACAACCAGCAACCAACAACGAAAAGCCTGCGCTTCATCGACGCCATTTCCGACGGGCTGCGCCAGAGCATGGTGCGCCACCCCGGGCTGGTGCTGATGGGCCAGGACATTGCTGAGTACGGCGGCGTGTTCAAGATTACCGAGGGCTTCGTGGCCGAGTTTGGCAAGGGGCGCGTGCGCAACACGCCGCTGTGCGAGTCGGCCATTGTGGGGGCCGGGCTGGGGCTGAGCGTGCGCGGCAGGAAGTCGATGGTGGAAATGCAGTTCGCCGATTTCGTGACCTGCGGCTTCAACCAAATCGTGAACAACCTGGCCAAGAGCCACTACCGCTGGGGCCAGGCCGCCGACGTAGTAATCAGGATGCCCACCGGCGCGGGCACCGCCGCGGGGCCCTTCCACTCGCAAAGCAACGAGGCGTGGTTCACCCACGTGCCGGGCCTGAAGGTGGTGTACCCCAGCAACCCGCACGACGCCAAGGGCCTGCTCTGCGCCGCCTTCGACGACCCTAACCCGGTGCTGTACTTCGAGCACAAGCTGCTCTACCGCAGCCTCAGCGGCCCCGTGCCCGACGGCTACTACACCACGCCCATCGGCGAGGCAGCCCTGGTGCGCGAGGGCGACGAGCTGAGCATCGTCACCTACGGCATGGGCGTGCACTGGGCCCTGGCGGCCTGCAACGAGCTGAACATCAGCGCCGACATCCTCGACCTGCGCACCCTGCTGCCCTGGGATACCAAAGCCGTGCGCCGCACCGTGGCCAAAAACGGCCGTCTCCTGGTGCTGCACGAAGACACCCTCACCGGGGGCCTGGGCGGCGAAATCGTGGCCTGGGTGGCCGAGCACTGCTTCCAGCACCTCGACGCCCCCGTGCAGCGCGTAGCCGGGCTCGACACGCCCATCCCCTTCGCCCCGCCCCTCGAAGCCGATTTCCTGCCCCAGCAGCGCCTAAAAGAGCGCCTGGCCTGGCTGCAAGGCTATTAA
- a CDS encoding M16 family metallopeptidase yields MINFQEFTLANGLRCIVHEDFSTPMAVLNVMYDVGARDEDPDHTGFAHLFEHLMFSGSVNIPSYDEPLQRVGGENNAFTSQDVTNYYLSLPAANLETGFWLESDRMLSLAFSENGLEVQRKVVVEEFKQSYLNQPYGDVWLKMMPLAYQVHPYQWNTIGKEISHIENAVMDDVRGFFNKHYAPQNAILVLAGAVSFDEAQRLAEKWFGPIAGGPAYVRNLPQEPTQTQARTQTVQAAVPLSALYKAYHAPARRDDNYYAVDLLADMLGRGKSSRLHQRLVKELALFNNISASLTGALDAGLLVVSGKLNAGVDLHEANTAVEAVVAEFVAAEVDAYELDKVKNQAESHLVFGEIDLLHRALNLAYSKLLGDANLVNDESRRIQAVDVAAVRAAAAQVLRPENCNTLYYEAVGEPVEMEEELLEAE; encoded by the coding sequence ATGATTAATTTCCAGGAATTTACCCTTGCCAACGGCCTGCGCTGCATCGTGCACGAAGATTTCAGCACCCCGATGGCCGTGCTGAACGTGATGTACGACGTAGGGGCCCGCGACGAGGACCCCGACCACACGGGCTTCGCGCATCTGTTTGAGCACCTGATGTTTTCGGGCTCGGTGAACATTCCCAGCTACGACGAGCCCTTGCAGCGCGTGGGCGGCGAAAACAACGCCTTCACCTCGCAGGACGTCACCAACTATTACCTCTCGCTGCCCGCCGCCAACCTCGAAACCGGCTTCTGGCTCGAATCGGACCGGATGCTGAGCCTGGCTTTTTCGGAAAACGGCCTGGAGGTGCAGCGCAAAGTGGTGGTGGAGGAGTTTAAGCAGAGCTACCTCAACCAGCCCTACGGCGACGTGTGGCTGAAGATGATGCCGCTGGCCTACCAGGTGCACCCCTACCAGTGGAATACCATCGGCAAGGAAATTTCGCACATCGAAAACGCCGTGATGGACGACGTACGCGGCTTCTTCAACAAGCACTACGCGCCCCAGAACGCCATCCTGGTGCTGGCCGGCGCCGTTAGTTTCGACGAAGCCCAGCGCTTGGCTGAGAAGTGGTTCGGGCCCATTGCCGGGGGCCCCGCCTACGTGCGCAACCTGCCCCAGGAGCCCACCCAAACCCAGGCCCGCACCCAAACCGTGCAGGCCGCCGTGCCCCTCTCGGCCCTCTACAAAGCTTACCACGCCCCCGCCCGCCGCGACGACAACTACTACGCCGTGGACCTGCTCGCCGACATGCTGGGCCGGGGCAAGTCGAGCCGCCTGCACCAGCGCCTGGTGAAGGAGCTGGCCTTATTCAACAACATTTCCGCCTCCCTCACCGGGGCCCTGGATGCGGGCCTGCTCGTGGTGAGCGGCAAGCTGAATGCCGGCGTGGACCTGCACGAAGCCAACACCGCCGTGGAAGCCGTGGTGGCCGAATTCGTGGCCGCCGAAGTGGACGCTTATGAGCTGGATAAGGTGAAGAACCAAGCCGAGAGCCACTTAGTATTCGGCGAAATTGACCTGCTGCACCGGGCCCTCAACCTGGCCTACAGCAAGCTCCTCGGCGATGCCAACCTGGTGAACGATGAGAGCCGCCGCATCCAGGCCGTGGACGTGGCCGCCGTGCGCGCCGCCGCCGCCCAAGTGCTTCGCCCCGAAAACTGCAACACGCTCTACTACGAAGCCGTGGGCGAGCCCGTGGAAATGGAAGAGGAGTTGCTGGAAGCCGAGTAG
- a CDS encoding YIP1 family protein, whose protein sequence is MEHQEPSPRYKDTNGRIDGKRLLANVWFRPSATLQFILSNCPNKYVLGLIILGGITRSVSRAFAQNGIHPSDSKIIAATAIGALSGWITTYCYTIALSAMGRLLGGNADSNQFKTVVAWAMVPSIGGLGLLALRYNVLRPDLINPATIAPYWTYIESIISFVSILLIFWTVTIFLKGISILQGFGLAKSFINMLLPGAVILVLIAAFTIFDRLFSSLLQ, encoded by the coding sequence TTGGAACATCAGGAGCCTAGTCCCAGATACAAAGACACTAACGGCCGTATTGACGGCAAGCGTTTGCTTGCAAACGTATGGTTCCGACCCTCGGCAACACTCCAATTCATTCTTAGCAATTGCCCAAATAAATACGTCCTTGGGTTGATAATTTTGGGTGGTATCACACGCTCAGTATCGCGTGCATTCGCTCAAAATGGTATTCATCCGTCCGACTCTAAAATCATAGCTGCAACCGCCATCGGAGCGTTATCCGGCTGGATTACAACTTATTGTTACACCATAGCGCTAAGTGCCATGGGGCGGCTGTTGGGCGGCAATGCAGATAGTAATCAGTTCAAAACTGTTGTAGCATGGGCTATGGTACCATCTATAGGTGGGTTGGGCTTGCTTGCGTTGCGCTACAATGTGTTGCGGCCTGACTTAATTAATCCCGCTACTATTGCTCCTTATTGGACTTACATAGAATCAATTATAAGCTTCGTAAGCATTCTGCTGATCTTTTGGACCGTTACTATTTTCCTTAAAGGAATCAGCATCTTGCAAGGCTTTGGCCTAGCTAAATCATTCATTAATATGCTGTTGCCAGGAGCAGTAATCCTGGTACTCATTGCGGCATTTACCATTTTTGATAGACTATTTTCTTCCTTGCTGCAATAG
- the bshC gene encoding bacillithiol biosynthesis cysteine-adding enzyme BshC, whose protein sequence is MVQTLSYADTGAFSGLLTDYLAQKPELAPFYHRWPALENFTAQIEEKRAAYSPEARQRLVEALRAQYATGEVPAAVAANLELLEKDTAFTVTTGHQLNLLTGPLYFVYKIVSAIKLSRELKARFPQYDFVPVYWMATEDHDFAEINHFSLFGKTYQWDAAGTGGPVGRLPLAGLEEQLLSQLPPEVPSLFRDAYAGAPTLAAATQRLADGLFGQYGLVTLDADRPDLKQALVPVLEQEIQHQTSNAAVQATNARLTAAGYKPQVYSRPLNLFFLTDNGLRERLEPDANGADCVEVTVRNTARCHSQAELLELARQQPARFSPNVVLRPLYQEILLPNLAYIGGGAEVAYWFQLKDVFAAFGVPFPIVLPRNSALYVSRANASKLKKLGLSTTDIFRPLPELKKQVGAALGQEEISLKEQQEALAATFQQVQDLAQRLDASLVRTVAAEAQKAAAGLAGLEKRLSKAAETKHETAYAQLAAIKEKLFPGGGLQERTDNVLNVLINNPGFIEQLLGALEPLALNFAVIEEE, encoded by the coding sequence GTGGTTCAGACACTCTCCTACGCCGACACCGGCGCTTTCTCCGGCCTTCTCACCGATTACCTGGCCCAAAAGCCCGAGCTGGCGCCCTTCTACCACCGCTGGCCGGCGCTGGAAAACTTCACCGCCCAAATCGAGGAGAAGCGCGCTGCCTACTCACCCGAGGCGCGGCAGCGGCTGGTGGAGGCCCTGCGCGCCCAGTACGCCACCGGCGAAGTGCCCGCTGCCGTAGCCGCCAACCTCGAATTGCTGGAGAAGGACACTGCGTTCACCGTCACCACCGGTCACCAGCTCAACCTGCTCACGGGGCCCCTTTACTTCGTGTATAAAATCGTGTCGGCCATCAAGTTGAGCCGCGAGTTGAAGGCCCGGTTCCCGCAGTACGATTTCGTGCCCGTGTACTGGATGGCCACCGAGGACCACGACTTCGCCGAAATCAACCACTTCTCGCTCTTCGGCAAAACCTACCAGTGGGACGCCGCCGGCACCGGGGGCCCCGTGGGCCGCCTGCCCCTGGCCGGCCTGGAAGAGCAGCTGCTGAGCCAGTTGCCGCCCGAGGTGCCGTCTCTGTTCCGCGACGCCTACGCCGGGGCCCCCACGCTGGCCGCCGCCACCCAGCGCCTCGCCGACGGCCTGTTTGGCCAGTACGGGCTGGTGACGCTCGACGCCGACCGCCCGGACTTGAAGCAGGCCCTGGTGCCGGTGCTAGAGCAGGAAATTCAGCACCAAACCTCCAACGCCGCCGTGCAGGCCACCAACGCCCGCCTCACCGCCGCCGGCTACAAGCCGCAGGTGTATTCGCGGCCCCTCAACCTGTTCTTTCTCACCGACAACGGCTTGCGCGAGCGGTTGGAGCCCGACGCCAACGGCGCCGACTGCGTGGAGGTGACCGTGCGCAACACCGCCCGCTGCCACAGCCAGGCCGAGCTGCTGGAGCTGGCCCGCCAGCAGCCCGCGCGCTTCAGCCCCAACGTGGTGCTGCGCCCGTTGTACCAGGAAATTCTACTGCCCAACTTGGCTTACATCGGCGGGGGCGCGGAGGTGGCGTACTGGTTCCAGCTGAAGGACGTGTTTGCCGCCTTCGGGGTGCCGTTTCCCATCGTGCTGCCCCGCAACTCGGCCCTGTACGTGAGCCGCGCCAACGCCAGCAAGCTCAAGAAACTGGGTTTGAGCACCACCGACATTTTCCGCCCGCTGCCCGAGCTGAAGAAGCAAGTGGGCGCCGCCCTGGGCCAGGAAGAAATCAGCCTGAAGGAGCAGCAGGAAGCCCTGGCCGCCACCTTCCAGCAAGTGCAGGACCTGGCCCAGCGCCTCGACGCCTCGCTGGTGCGCACCGTGGCTGCCGAAGCCCAAAAAGCCGCCGCGGGCCTCGCGGGCCTCGAAAAGCGCCTCAGCAAAGCCGCCGAAACCAAGCATGAAACCGCCTACGCCCAACTCGCCGCCATCAAAGAAAAGCTCTTCCCCGGCGGCGGCCTACAAGAGCGCACCGACAACGTGCTGAACGTATTAATTAATAACCCGGGCTTTATCGAGCAGTTGCTGGGGGCCCTGGAGCCGCTGGCGCTGAATTTCGCGGTAATTGAGGAGGAGTAA
- the pheS gene encoding phenylalanine--tRNA ligase subunit alpha, translating to MLQDSIAGLEAEISAQELATAAQLDAFRIAYLGRKGRLADLFDQLKTVPAEQKRAVGQQLNQFKQAAQARHDEAQQALEAATANQPADAGYDYTLPPVPNALGTRHPLSLVREEMLRIFGRIGFSVAEGPEIEDDWHNFTALNFPENHPARDMQDTFFIAPPAPKSPIDPADSGAPDVPLLLRTHTSTVQVRVMETEPLPIRRVMPGRVYRNEAISARAHMMFHQVEGIFIDEGVSFADLKQTVYYFVNEMFGTDINIRFRPSFFPFTEPSAEIDITCLICKGKGCNICKYSGWVEIGGCGMVDPNVLENSGIDPEKYSGYAWGMGIERIAMLKYQIKDLRLFTENDLRFLRQFEAV from the coding sequence ATGCTACAGGATTCCATTGCCGGCCTCGAGGCCGAAATCAGCGCCCAGGAGCTGGCCACCGCGGCCCAGCTCGACGCGTTCCGCATTGCCTACCTCGGCCGCAAGGGCCGCCTGGCCGACTTGTTCGACCAGCTCAAAACCGTGCCCGCCGAGCAGAAGCGCGCCGTGGGCCAGCAACTCAACCAGTTCAAGCAGGCCGCCCAGGCCCGCCACGACGAGGCCCAGCAGGCCCTGGAAGCCGCCACCGCCAACCAGCCCGCCGACGCCGGCTACGACTACACCCTGCCGCCCGTGCCCAACGCCCTGGGCACCCGCCACCCCCTGAGCCTGGTGCGCGAAGAGATGCTGCGCATCTTCGGCCGCATTGGCTTCTCAGTGGCCGAGGGCCCCGAGATTGAGGACGACTGGCACAACTTCACGGCCCTCAACTTCCCCGAAAACCACCCGGCGCGCGACATGCAGGACACGTTCTTCATCGCCCCGCCCGCCCCCAAAAGCCCGATTGATCCGGCCGACTCCGGGGCCCCCGACGTGCCGCTGCTGCTGCGCACCCACACCAGCACCGTGCAGGTGCGGGTGATGGAAACCGAGCCCCTGCCCATCCGCCGCGTGATGCCGGGCCGCGTGTACCGCAACGAGGCCATTTCGGCCCGCGCCCACATGATGTTCCACCAGGTAGAAGGCATTTTCATCGACGAGGGCGTGAGCTTTGCCGACCTCAAGCAAACGGTGTACTACTTTGTGAATGAGATGTTTGGAACGGACATTAACATCCGGTTCCGGCCCAGCTTCTTCCCCTTCACCGAGCCCAGCGCCGAGATTGACATCACCTGCCTTATCTGCAAGGGCAAGGGCTGCAACATTTGCAAGTACTCGGGCTGGGTAGAAATTGGCGGCTGCGGCATGGTGGACCCCAACGTGCTCGAAAACAGCGGCATCGACCCCGAGAAATACTCCGGCTATGCCTGGGGCATGGGCATCGAGCGCATCGCCATGCTCAAGTACCAAATCAAAGATTTGCGCCTGTTCACGGAGAACGACCTGCGCTTTTTGCGGCAGTTCGAGGCCGTGTAG
- the rimO gene encoding 30S ribosomal protein S12 methylthiotransferase RimO, which yields MKVRNQNQNKVNVITLGCSKNIVDSEVLMGQLQANDFDVTHEATKSDANIVIINTCGFIDNAKQESIDTILRYADEKEAGRLEKLYVTGCLSQRYKDELEVEIPQVDAYFGTLELPQMLKVLNADYKHELVGERLLTTPRHYAYFKIAEGCNRPCSFCAIPLMRGKHVDRTMDDLVRDAGRLAAQGTKELILIAQDLTYYGLQAYGERKLPELLRRLSDVNGIDWIRLQYAYPSQFPLEALDVMAERANICKYLDMPLQHGSDNMLKTMRRGITRRRTSELVDTIRQRVPGIALRTTLIAGHPGETDADFDEMYEFVRQTRFERLGIFTYSHEDNTHSYTLEDNVPADVKQGRADAIMELQQGISLELNEARVGQTYKVLFDRKESGHFVGRTEFDSPEVDNEVLVPVEKNTFVRLGDFANVKITSATDFDLYGVLV from the coding sequence ATGAAAGTTAGAAATCAAAACCAAAACAAGGTCAACGTCATCACGCTGGGCTGCTCGAAGAACATCGTGGACAGCGAGGTGCTGATGGGCCAGCTCCAGGCCAACGACTTTGACGTGACGCACGAGGCGACGAAAAGCGACGCCAACATCGTCATCATCAACACCTGCGGCTTCATCGACAACGCCAAGCAGGAGAGCATCGACACCATCCTGCGCTACGCCGACGAGAAGGAGGCCGGCCGCCTGGAGAAGCTCTACGTGACGGGCTGCCTCTCGCAGCGCTACAAGGACGAGCTGGAGGTGGAAATCCCGCAGGTGGACGCCTACTTCGGCACGCTGGAGCTGCCGCAGATGCTGAAGGTGCTGAACGCCGACTACAAGCACGAGCTGGTGGGCGAGCGCCTGCTCACCACGCCGCGCCACTACGCTTACTTCAAAATTGCCGAGGGCTGCAACCGCCCGTGCTCGTTTTGCGCCATCCCGCTGATGCGCGGCAAGCACGTGGACCGCACCATGGACGACCTCGTGCGCGACGCCGGCCGCCTGGCCGCCCAGGGCACCAAGGAGCTGATTCTCATTGCCCAGGACCTGACTTACTACGGCCTGCAAGCCTACGGCGAGCGCAAGCTGCCCGAGCTGCTGCGCCGCCTCTCCGACGTGAACGGCATCGACTGGATCCGGCTGCAATACGCCTACCCGTCGCAATTTCCGCTGGAGGCCCTGGACGTGATGGCCGAGCGCGCCAACATCTGCAAGTACCTCGACATGCCCTTGCAGCACGGCTCGGACAATATGCTGAAAACCATGCGCCGCGGCATCACCCGCCGCCGCACTTCGGAGCTCGTGGACACCATTCGGCAGCGGGTGCCGGGCATTGCACTGCGCACAACACTCATCGCCGGCCACCCCGGCGAAACCGACGCCGACTTCGACGAGATGTACGAGTTTGTGCGCCAGACGCGGTTCGAGCGGCTGGGCATTTTCACGTACTCGCACGAAGACAACACGCATTCCTACACGCTGGAAGACAACGTCCCCGCCGACGTGAAGCAGGGCCGCGCCGACGCCATCATGGAGCTGCAGCAGGGCATTTCGCTGGAGCTGAACGAGGCCCGCGTGGGCCAGACATACAAGGTGCTCTTCGACCGCAAGGAGAGCGGCCACTTCGTGGGCCGTACCGAGTTCGACTCGCCCGAGGTGGACAACGAGGTACTCGTGCCGGTGGAGAAAAACACGTTCGTGCGCCTCGGCGATTTTGCCAACGTGAAAATCACCTCGGCTACGGATTTCGACCTGTACGGCGTGCTTGTCTGA